One stretch of Candidatus Omnitrophota bacterium DNA includes these proteins:
- the ruvA gene encoding Holliday junction branch migration protein RuvA yields the protein MRLLLSHGYEKLRAGPRGERRMIALLKGILVEKSASVVIAVSGLGFELFMTDEAKTALPDPGEECLVYTHMKYNRDELPQLYGFMKKEERDIFKLLISVSGVGPKVSIALLNVYTPSQIVSSIISGDAKALSAVAGLGEKGAKRIIVDLKDKVRKLEIEDDGVIIRGDFSDAAAALTAMGWPFHIARGAVEDVMKKNDSAMQVQDIIKAALAKLDKRK from the coding sequence CGCGCAGGGCCTCGTGGAGAGCGTCGTATGATAGCATTGCTCAAAGGAATACTTGTTGAAAAGAGCGCAAGTGTCGTGATAGCGGTCTCCGGTCTTGGTTTTGAACTTTTCATGACGGATGAGGCAAAAACGGCTCTGCCGGATCCCGGCGAGGAATGCCTTGTTTACACCCACATGAAATACAACAGGGATGAGCTCCCTCAGCTTTACGGTTTTATGAAAAAAGAAGAGCGGGATATTTTCAAGCTCCTGATCTCGGTTTCAGGCGTCGGGCCGAAAGTGTCCATCGCTCTCCTCAATGTTTATACTCCGTCACAGATAGTGTCGTCTATTATCTCAGGCGACGCTAAAGCTCTATCCGCCGTGGCGGGTCTCGGCGAGAAAGGGGCGAAAAGGATAATAGTGGACCTCAAGGACAAGGTCAGGAAACTTGAGATAGAAGATGACGGGGTCATTATCAGGGGGGATTTTTCAGACGCGGCGGCGGCTCTTACGGCCATGGGTTGGCCGTTCCATATTGCCCGCGGCGCCGTGGAAGATGTGATGAAGAAAAATGACTCCGCGATGCAGGTTCAGGATATAATAAAAGCGGCTCTGGCGAAACTGGATAAAAGAAAATGA